In Gemmatimonadaceae bacterium, the following proteins share a genomic window:
- a CDS encoding molybdopterin-dependent oxidoreductase produces MSATSSRESLHPSDDGRMQKGFSAFPPVERWNDWVERGRHYSLVPTTCFNCEAACGLVAYVDNETKEVRKFEGNPYHPGSRGRNCAKGPATLNQIADPERILFPLRRVGARGEGEWERVTWNDALDDLAGRIRRAIQARTPNKIMYHVGRPGEDGYTERVLAAWGVDGHNSHTNICSSGARAGYAFWMGMDRPSPDYANAKCILLISAHLESGHYFNPHAQRIIEAKQRGATIVVMDPRLSNTATHADHWLPTYPGSEVDVLLTIANVLIREQLYDREFVRRWVNWEEYLRAIHPGAAVTFDVFAYDLERIYADYTPERTERETGVPAKTIVEVARAIGKAGSAFSAHNWRAAAAGNLGGWMTARCLFFLNVLTGSVATEGGVVPNSWTKFVPAPHARPPHPTTWNELTWPKEYPLAFFEMSFLLPHFLKEGRGSLDVYFTRVYNPVWTNPDGFSWIEALRDESMIGRHAALTPVWSETAWFADYVLPVGLGSERHDLASFETHAGSWIGFRQPVKRAIEERLGHDVADTRDVNPGEVWEENEFWIELSWRIDPDGSMGIRKHFESPYRPGEKLRIDEYYRWIFENSVPGLPEAAAREQLSPLEFMRKYASFEIPVGAYGRHEAKVTPEEMAESSVDERTQRVFTARAPLPSTNIVPLPAPPADSQGRRAAGVMVDGEALRGFPTPSGKLEFYSPTLAAWGWPELAIPTSIESHVATSALDVHAGEVVLVPTFRLPVLVHTRTGNAKWLNEIAHANPLWIHTSDAAKLGVALGDLVRVTTEIGYFVVPAWVTEGIRPGVVACSHHMGRWRVADDQGMDRWSSALVRLEEGGNGRWRMRRMKGVEPFASDDRDSGRVWWQSAGVHQNLTFPVHPDPISGAHAWHQKVRVTKAEPGDQEGDIVVDTARSHAVYKEWLAKTRPAPGPDGMRRPYWLLRPLRPSMDAYRLPEER; encoded by the coding sequence ATGAGCGCGACGTCATCTCGGGAAAGTCTTCATCCCTCCGACGACGGTCGGATGCAGAAGGGCTTCTCTGCGTTCCCGCCGGTCGAGCGGTGGAACGATTGGGTCGAACGCGGACGACATTACAGTCTCGTTCCAACGACCTGCTTCAATTGCGAGGCGGCGTGCGGACTCGTCGCGTACGTCGACAATGAGACGAAGGAAGTCCGCAAGTTCGAGGGCAATCCGTACCATCCCGGCAGTCGCGGGCGGAATTGCGCGAAAGGGCCCGCGACGCTCAACCAGATCGCGGACCCCGAGCGAATCCTCTTTCCGCTGCGGCGTGTGGGCGCGCGCGGCGAGGGGGAGTGGGAGCGCGTGACGTGGAACGACGCGCTCGACGACCTCGCCGGCCGCATCCGCCGCGCGATTCAGGCGCGCACGCCGAACAAGATCATGTACCACGTCGGGCGCCCGGGTGAAGATGGCTACACCGAGCGGGTGCTCGCCGCGTGGGGCGTCGATGGACACAACAGCCACACGAACATCTGCTCGTCGGGCGCGCGCGCCGGCTACGCGTTCTGGATGGGGATGGACCGGCCGAGCCCCGACTACGCGAACGCGAAGTGCATCCTGCTCATTTCGGCGCATCTCGAGAGCGGGCACTACTTCAATCCGCACGCGCAACGAATCATCGAGGCCAAGCAGCGAGGCGCGACGATCGTCGTCATGGATCCGCGCCTCTCCAACACCGCGACGCACGCCGATCATTGGCTGCCGACGTACCCGGGCAGCGAAGTCGACGTGCTGCTGACGATCGCCAACGTGCTGATCCGCGAGCAGCTCTACGACCGCGAGTTCGTGCGTCGGTGGGTGAACTGGGAAGAATACCTTCGCGCGATCCACCCCGGCGCCGCCGTGACCTTTGACGTATTCGCCTATGATCTCGAGCGAATTTACGCCGACTATACGCCCGAGCGCACGGAACGGGAGACCGGCGTGCCCGCAAAAACGATCGTCGAGGTCGCGCGCGCCATCGGCAAAGCGGGGTCGGCCTTCAGCGCGCACAATTGGCGCGCCGCCGCGGCGGGAAACCTCGGCGGTTGGATGACGGCGCGCTGTCTCTTTTTCCTCAACGTGCTCACGGGGAGCGTGGCCACCGAAGGCGGCGTCGTTCCGAATTCGTGGACCAAGTTCGTGCCCGCGCCTCACGCTCGGCCGCCGCACCCGACGACGTGGAACGAGCTGACGTGGCCCAAGGAGTACCCGCTCGCGTTCTTCGAGATGAGCTTCCTGCTTCCGCATTTCTTGAAGGAGGGACGCGGCTCGCTCGACGTGTACTTCACGCGCGTGTACAACCCGGTCTGGACGAACCCCGACGGGTTCTCGTGGATCGAGGCGCTGCGCGACGAGTCGATGATCGGCCGACACGCGGCGCTCACGCCAGTGTGGAGCGAGACCGCCTGGTTCGCCGACTACGTGCTGCCCGTCGGACTCGGCAGCGAGCGGCACGACCTGGCGAGCTTCGAGACGCACGCGGGAAGCTGGATCGGATTTCGTCAGCCCGTGAAGCGCGCGATCGAAGAGCGGCTCGGCCACGACGTGGCCGATACGCGCGACGTCAACCCGGGCGAGGTCTGGGAGGAGAACGAATTCTGGATCGAGTTGTCGTGGCGCATCGACCCGGACGGCTCGATGGGAATTCGCAAACATTTCGAGTCGCCGTATCGGCCGGGCGAAAAGCTCCGCATCGACGAGTACTATCGATGGATCTTCGAGAACTCCGTGCCCGGGTTGCCCGAAGCGGCGGCGCGAGAGCAGCTCTCGCCGCTCGAGTTCATGCGTAAGTATGCGTCATTCGAGATTCCTGTGGGCGCGTACGGTCGGCACGAGGCGAAGGTGACGCCAGAGGAGATGGCCGAGTCGTCCGTCGACGAGCGGACGCAGCGCGTATTCACGGCGCGCGCGCCCCTGCCGTCGACGAACATCGTCCCGTTGCCGGCCCCGCCGGCGGATTCCCAAGGCAGACGCGCCGCGGGCGTGATGGTCGACGGCGAAGCGCTTCGTGGATTTCCGACGCCCTCGGGCAAGCTCGAGTTCTACTCGCCAACGCTCGCCGCGTGGGGCTGGCCCGAGCTGGCGATTCCGACGTCGATCGAGAGCCACGTTGCGACGTCGGCGCTCGACGTACACGCGGGCGAGGTCGTGCTTGTTCCGACCTTCCGGCTCCCGGTGCTCGTGCATACGAGAACTGGAAACGCGAAATGGCTGAACGAGATCGCTCACGCCAACCCGCTCTGGATTCATACGAGCGACGCCGCGAAGCTCGGTGTCGCGCTCGGGGATCTCGTGCGAGTCACCACGGAGATCGGGTACTTCGTGGTTCCCGCGTGGGTCACCGAAGGAATTCGCCCCGGCGTCGTCGCGTGCTCGCACCACATGGGCCGCTGGCGCGTCGCCGACGACCAAGGTATGGATCGCTGGAGCTCCGCGCTCGTTCGCCTCGAGGAAGGCGGCAACGGTCGTTGGCGCATGCGTCGCATGAAGGGCGTCGAACCCTTCGCCAGCGACGATCGCGATTCGGGTCGCGTGTGGTGGCAGAGCGCCGGCGTCCATCAGAACCTCACGTTCCCCGTGCATCCCGATCCGATCAGCGGCGCACACGCGTGGCACCAAAAAGTGCGCGTGACGAAGGCGGAGCCAGGGGATCAGGAGGGCGACATCGTCGTCGATACAGCGCGGAGTCACGCCGTGTACAAGGAGTGGCTGGCGAAGACGCGACCGGCGCCGGGGCCGGATGGGATGCGCCGGCCCTACTGGTTGCTGCGACCGTTGCGGCCGTCGATGGATGCCTATCGGCTTCCGGAAGAGCGCTAG
- a CDS encoding MmcQ/YjbR family DNA-binding protein: MATRSDVRRIALSFPETEETDGRFAFSVRNKKKPKGFAWVWMERVVPKKPRVANPAVLAVRVANLGQKDALLAAEPKKFFTEPHYNGFPAILVRLSEVKVSELRMLLEEAWRCMAPTDLVEQPTGPPSPRRKARSRSRT; the protein is encoded by the coding sequence ATGGCGACACGATCCGACGTCCGCCGCATCGCGCTCTCGTTTCCTGAAACCGAGGAGACCGACGGCCGTTTTGCCTTCTCGGTTCGCAACAAGAAAAAGCCGAAAGGCTTCGCCTGGGTCTGGATGGAGCGCGTCGTCCCCAAGAAGCCGCGCGTGGCCAACCCGGCGGTGCTTGCCGTGCGGGTGGCGAACCTGGGACAGAAAGACGCGCTGCTCGCCGCCGAGCCGAAGAAGTTTTTCACCGAGCCGCACTACAACGGATTTCCGGCCATCCTGGTGCGGTTGTCCGAGGTGAAGGTCAGCGAGCTGCGCATGTTGCTCGAGGAGGCCTGGCGGTGCATGGCCCCGACCGATCTCGTCGAGCAGCCTACGGGTCCGCCGTCTCCTCGGCGCAAGGCGCGTTCGCGTAGCCGGACCTGA
- a CDS encoding cysteine dioxygenase family protein — MCNQDHWHDHDRFGFLVDAPAVRGLVEEVQRRSTVDDVAERIERLKPAFGKLLSTDGWLPDEYTRADTASRMGDGIGQYALYRAEDGSLCLFALVVPAGAATPVHDHLAWGLVGIYRGEQHETVYRRLDDGRDEKRARLEVAKEQTLSPGEFYPLIPPLDDIHYVRTTSAEPSISIHLLANDTACVWRHRFDPAAGTVTPFRSGYANAPCAEETADP; from the coding sequence GTGTGCAATCAAGACCACTGGCACGATCACGACAGATTCGGATTTCTCGTGGATGCTCCGGCGGTTCGCGGATTGGTCGAGGAGGTTCAGCGGCGTTCGACTGTCGACGACGTCGCCGAACGCATCGAGCGGCTCAAGCCGGCATTCGGAAAATTGCTGTCGACCGACGGTTGGCTGCCGGACGAGTACACGCGAGCGGACACCGCGAGCCGAATGGGCGACGGCATCGGCCAATATGCGCTCTACCGCGCCGAGGACGGCTCGCTCTGTCTATTCGCGCTCGTCGTTCCGGCGGGCGCGGCCACCCCGGTGCACGACCACCTCGCGTGGGGACTCGTCGGCATCTACAGGGGTGAGCAGCACGAGACCGTCTACCGCCGTCTCGACGACGGCCGCGACGAAAAGCGTGCGCGGCTCGAGGTCGCCAAGGAGCAAACGCTGAGTCCCGGCGAGTTCTACCCGCTCATTCCACCGTTGGACGACATCCACTACGTACGCACGACGTCAGCCGAGCCGTCGATCTCTATTCATCTACTGGCGAACGACACCGCGTGCGTGTGGCGGCACAGGTTCGATCCGGCAGCGGGAACGGTGACGCCGTTCAGGTCCGGCTACGCGAACGCGCCTTGCGCCGAGGAGACGGCGGACCCGTAG
- a CDS encoding amidase, whose amino-acid sequence MQDPISRRTFNQIVGAAALGGILPTLQQSDPMPENGAGPATRPSPSPLSNSSDELCTLSAIELARRIRQKQVSARDVMTAHLARIERVNPKINAIVTLVADRAMADAARADEQQAHGRPLGVLHGLPVAHKDLVPTAGIRTTFGSPFYKDNVPTKDALIVTRIRAAGAITLGKTNTPEFGAGSNTFNPVFGATHNPYNLAKTVGGSSGGAAASLTTGMVPIADGSDTGGSLRNPAAWNNVVGFRPSPGRVPHEDGTWSPLSTSGPMARTVADLALFFSAIAGPLASDPLTIDEDPARFRAPLTRSFKGVRVAWFKDLGGIPFEPEITRVVNANRKSFEQLGCVVEDAEPDFSGVDEAFPVIRHLSYHSSYAALARQHPDLVKATVKWEIAEAERQTAADVARASVRQAKLYHDTTEFFRRYEYFVLPVTQVEPFDSTTEYPTSINGVAMPTYIDWMRSCWYVTFMSNPAISVPAGFSASGLPVGLQIVGRHRGDWSVLQLAHAFEQATRHGERRPVV is encoded by the coding sequence ATGCAGGATCCGATCAGTCGCCGCACCTTCAACCAGATCGTCGGCGCCGCGGCTCTGGGCGGCATCCTTCCCACGCTTCAACAATCAGATCCGATGCCGGAGAACGGGGCGGGACCAGCGACGCGGCCTTCACCTTCACCGCTCTCGAATTCGAGCGATGAGCTCTGCACGCTTTCAGCCATCGAGCTCGCGCGCCGCATTCGCCAGAAGCAGGTGTCGGCGCGCGACGTCATGACCGCGCACCTCGCCCGGATCGAGCGCGTCAACCCGAAGATCAACGCGATCGTGACGCTCGTCGCCGACCGCGCGATGGCCGACGCGGCGAGAGCGGACGAGCAACAGGCGCACGGCCGCCCGCTCGGCGTGTTGCACGGGCTGCCGGTCGCGCACAAGGATCTCGTCCCGACCGCCGGCATCCGCACGACGTTCGGGTCGCCGTTCTACAAGGACAACGTCCCGACGAAGGACGCGCTCATCGTGACGCGCATTCGCGCGGCGGGCGCCATCACGCTCGGGAAGACGAACACGCCCGAGTTCGGCGCCGGATCGAACACGTTCAATCCGGTGTTCGGCGCGACGCACAACCCGTACAATCTCGCGAAGACGGTGGGTGGGAGCAGCGGCGGCGCGGCCGCGTCGCTCACGACCGGGATGGTACCGATCGCCGACGGCAGCGACACGGGCGGATCGCTGCGCAATCCCGCCGCGTGGAACAACGTCGTTGGATTCCGGCCGTCGCCGGGCCGCGTACCACACGAGGACGGCACCTGGTCGCCGCTTTCGACGAGCGGACCGATGGCGCGCACCGTCGCCGACCTCGCGCTCTTCTTCAGCGCGATCGCCGGTCCGCTCGCCAGCGATCCGCTCACGATCGACGAGGATCCCGCGCGCTTTCGGGCACCGCTCACCCGCTCGTTCAAGGGAGTGCGCGTCGCCTGGTTCAAGGATCTCGGCGGAATACCGTTCGAGCCGGAGATCACGCGTGTCGTGAACGCGAATCGCAAGTCGTTCGAGCAGCTCGGTTGCGTGGTCGAGGACGCCGAGCCCGATTTCAGCGGCGTCGACGAAGCGTTCCCGGTCATTCGACATCTCTCATACCACTCGAGCTATGCGGCCCTCGCGCGCCAGCATCCCGACCTGGTGAAGGCGACCGTGAAGTGGGAGATCGCCGAGGCCGAGCGTCAGACCGCGGCCGACGTGGCGCGCGCGAGCGTGCGCCAGGCCAAGCTGTACCACGACACGACGGAGTTTTTCCGGAGGTACGAGTACTTCGTGCTTCCCGTGACGCAGGTCGAGCCCTTCGACAGCACCACCGAGTATCCGACGTCGATCAACGGCGTGGCGATGCCGACCTACATCGATTGGATGCGCTCGTGCTGGTACGTGACCTTCATGTCGAACCCGGCGATCTCGGTGCCGGCGGGGTTCAGCGCGAGCGGACTGCCCGTCGGGCTACAGATCGTGGGACGTCATCGCGGCGATTGGAGCGTGCTGCAACTCGCGCACGCGTTCGAGCAAGCGACGCGTCACGGCGAGCGTCGTCCCGTCGTCTAG